The following proteins are encoded in a genomic region of Athene noctua unplaced genomic scaffold, bAthNoc1.hap1.1 HAP1_HAP1_scaffold_36, whole genome shotgun sequence:
- the LOC141974250 gene encoding olfactory receptor 14J1-like codes for MTNGSSITEFLLLAFADRRELQLLHFWLFLGISLAALLGNGLIITAIACDHRLHTPMYFFLLNLSLLDLGSISTTLPKAMANSLWHNRHISYLGCACQVLFFLFFISAEFSLLTVMSYDRYVAICKPLHYGTLLGSRACVHMAAAAWGTGFLNSLLHTANTFSLPLCQGNTLGQFFCEIPHILKLSCSHSYLREVGLIMVSACLAFGCFVFIGVSYVQIFRAVLRIPSEQGRHKAFSTCLPHLAMVSVLISTALFAHLKPPSNSSPSLDMVVSFLYSVVPPAVNPLIYSMRNQEIKDSMRNLITRCYAEAMNCLSSSY; via the coding sequence ATGActaacggcagctccatcaccgagttcctcctcctggcattcgcagacagacgggagctgcagctcctgcacttctggctcttcctgggcatctccctggctgccctcctgggcaacggcctcatcatcaccgccatcgcctgtgaccaccgcctgcacacccccatgtacttcttcctcctcaacctctccctcctcgacctgggctccatctccaccactctccccaaagccatggccaactccctctggcacaacaggcacatctcctacttggggtgtgcttgccaagtacttttctttctcttttttatctcagcagagttttctctcctcaccgtcatgtcctacgaccgctacgttgccatctgcaaacccctgcactacgggaccctcctgggcagcagagcttgtgtccacatggcagcagctgcctggggcactgggttcctcaattctctcctgcacacggccaacacattttcactgccactgtgccagggcaacaccctgggccagttcttctgtgaaatcccccacatcctcaagctctcctgctcacactcctacctcagggaagttgggcttatcatggtcagtgcctgtttggcttttgggtgttttgtgttcattggggtgtcctatgtgcagatcttcagggccgtgctgaggatcccctctgagcagggacggcacaaagccttttccacgtgcctccctcacctggccatGGTCTCCGTGTTAATCAGCACAGCTCTATTTGCCCACCTGAAGCCTCCCTCCaactcctccccatccctggacatggtggtgtcatttctgtactcggtggtgcctccagcagtgaaccccctcatctacagcatgaggaaccaggagatcaaggattcCATGAGGAATCTGATAACTAGATGTTATGCTGAAGCAATGAACTGCTTATCTTCTTCatattaa